The sequence CTTTTCATGATAAATTAATGTTTTTTTATTAAAAAGCACATTTAATTCATCGATAAAAGGTTCACATCACTATAAATGATGATATTTCCTGATTTGGAAAAAATAGTATTTTCTATTATGTCATCTTTTAAAAGGCATTTTTTCTTTATGAAAATTTCGGCAATGTTCTCACATACAGTTCTTCTACTTTTTTTCTTGCCCAATCAGTTTTTCGTAGAAAAGTTAAGCTTGATTTTACAGAAGGATTTTCAGTAAAACACTTAATTTTAATTAATTCTCCTAAAGTATCAAAACCATAGAAATCGACTAGTTGTTCTAGAATTGTTTTTAAAGTTTTTCC is a genomic window of Flavobacterium jumunjinense containing:
- a CDS encoding VF530 family protein; its protein translation is MSNDPLHGKTLKTILEQLVDFYGFDTLGELIKIKCFTENPSVKSSLTFLRKTDWARKKVEELYVRTLPKFS